The Acaryochloris thomasi RCC1774 genome contains a region encoding:
- a CDS encoding sulfotransferase domain-containing protein, whose protein sequence is MSYQLKDISRLHGRDFVFATRYWKDRLFNQLKGSPPKSLILCNSYPKSGTHLLYQILYSIPGLQKWDDIVSVQALCGVMNTADHIRWKVGSAPDLSIVRSHLMYCDEIVEILKEFNCKPLFIYRDLRDVAVSHARWVTKEERIFLHDLYLEQASFDEQLMSSIKGVPVGSPFGSNVSQPDIGSDFLRWNGWVEDSGTLAVKFEDLVGERGGGSEAKRIDIVQQILDHLSISMPADQVTEKFASYTLNPSESHTFKKGGKGSIGGWQNLFKEEHKVEFKKVAGDLLVKLDYEENSNW, encoded by the coding sequence ATGAGTTATCAGTTAAAAGATATTTCTCGACTACACGGTAGAGACTTTGTTTTTGCAACTCGATACTGGAAAGATAGGCTCTTCAACCAGCTTAAAGGCAGTCCTCCCAAGTCTTTAATTCTCTGCAACTCCTATCCCAAGAGTGGAACACATTTACTCTACCAAATTCTCTACTCCATACCGGGCTTACAAAAGTGGGACGACATCGTATCCGTGCAGGCGCTTTGTGGCGTCATGAACACAGCCGATCACATTCGCTGGAAAGTTGGCTCAGCCCCCGATCTCTCCATTGTGAGAAGCCACCTGATGTACTGCGACGAAATTGTCGAGATTCTCAAGGAATTTAACTGCAAGCCGCTATTTATCTATCGAGACCTGAGAGATGTTGCCGTTTCCCATGCGCGTTGGGTGACCAAAGAAGAGCGGATCTTTTTGCACGATCTCTATCTTGAGCAGGCTAGTTTTGATGAGCAGCTCATGAGCTCCATTAAAGGCGTACCTGTTGGCAGTCCCTTTGGCTCCAACGTATCTCAGCCTGATATCGGCTCAGATTTTCTCCGCTGGAATGGTTGGGTCGAAGACTCCGGAACGCTTGCGGTTAAATTTGAAGATCTCGTGGGTGAACGGGGCGGTGGCTCAGAAGCTAAACGGATTGATATTGTGCAGCAAATTCTAGATCACCTCTCTATTTCTATGCCTGCAGATCAGGTGACGGAAAAATTTGCTTCCTATACACTCAACCCCTCTGAATCCCACACCTTTAAGAAAGGGGGGAAAGGCAGCATCGGCGGCTGGCAGAATCTGTTCAAGGAGGAGCATAAAGTTGAATTCAAAAAGGTTGCTGGAGACCTCCTGGTTAAATTAGACTATGAAGAGAACTCGAATTGGTAA
- the uvrB gene encoding excinuclease ABC subunit UvrB yields MTSFQTRSPFEPTGDQPKAIAQITKNLNAGHRYQTLLGATGTGKTFTMSKVIENVGKPTLVLAHNKTLAAQLCNELRSFFPQNAVEYFISYYDYYQPEAYIPVTDTYIEKTAAINEEIDMLRHSATRSLFERRDVIVVASISCIYGLGIPSEYLKASVPLQVGDEVEQRQLLRDLVKIQYTRNDIELGRGRFRVKGDVLEIGPAYEDRIIRLEFFGDQIDAIRYIDPVTGSTIQSLESLRIYPARHFVTPQERLEIAVADIATELEQQLEVLQSEGKLLEAQRLEQRTRYDLEMLREVGFCNGVENYSRHLAGRQAGDPPECLVDYFPKDWLLVVDESHVTVPQSRAMYNGDQSRKKVLINHGFRLPSAADNRPLKAEEFWGKVGQCVFVSATPGDWEMELSESRVVEQVIRPTGVIDPEIFVRPTEGQIDDLLGEVKERVERKERTLITTLTKRMSEDLTEYLEERGIRVRYLHSEINAIQRIEILQDLQKGVFDVLVGVNLLREGLDLPEVSLVAIMDADKEGFLRATRSLIQTMGRAARHVRGQAILYADNLTNSMAQAIEETERRRTIQIAHNEKHGITPKSVVKRYSNSILAFLEVSRRLNAQELEEVYEQVDDLPLENVPDLIVQLEAQMKEAAKNLEFEEAAKYRDRIKQLREKLVGRSSTQQND; encoded by the coding sequence ATGACATCGTTTCAAACACGCTCTCCTTTTGAGCCCACTGGAGATCAGCCCAAGGCGATCGCACAGATCACGAAGAATCTCAACGCAGGCCATCGTTACCAGACATTGCTGGGAGCCACCGGTACCGGCAAAACCTTCACGATGTCCAAGGTGATTGAGAATGTGGGCAAGCCCACTCTAGTCTTGGCCCACAATAAAACCCTCGCGGCTCAACTCTGCAACGAGCTGCGGTCATTTTTCCCGCAGAATGCGGTGGAATATTTTATTAGCTATTACGATTATTATCAGCCGGAAGCCTATATTCCGGTGACGGATACCTATATTGAAAAAACAGCGGCTATCAACGAAGAGATTGATATGCTGCGCCACTCAGCGACGCGATCGCTGTTTGAGCGCCGAGATGTAATTGTGGTGGCCTCTATTAGCTGCATTTATGGCCTTGGGATTCCGTCGGAGTACCTCAAGGCATCTGTGCCGCTGCAGGTCGGTGACGAGGTTGAGCAGCGTCAGCTTCTCAGAGATTTAGTGAAAATCCAGTATACCCGCAACGATATTGAGCTTGGGCGAGGAAGATTTCGGGTCAAGGGAGACGTTCTAGAGATTGGCCCAGCCTACGAAGATCGGATCATTCGGCTGGAGTTTTTTGGGGATCAGATTGACGCAATTCGCTATATTGATCCGGTCACGGGGTCCACGATTCAAAGCCTAGAGAGTTTACGCATCTATCCTGCCCGTCACTTCGTGACACCGCAGGAGCGCTTAGAGATAGCGGTGGCTGATATTGCGACAGAGCTGGAGCAACAGCTTGAAGTTTTGCAGTCTGAGGGCAAGCTACTGGAGGCACAACGGCTAGAGCAGCGCACTCGATATGATTTGGAAATGCTGCGAGAGGTTGGCTTTTGCAACGGTGTAGAGAACTACTCTCGGCATCTTGCTGGGCGACAGGCTGGGGATCCACCTGAATGTTTAGTGGACTATTTTCCGAAGGATTGGTTGTTGGTAGTAGATGAATCCCACGTCACGGTTCCTCAGTCTCGGGCGATGTACAACGGAGACCAGTCGCGCAAAAAGGTCTTGATCAATCACGGATTTCGACTGCCCAGCGCTGCCGATAATCGCCCGCTCAAGGCAGAGGAGTTTTGGGGCAAGGTGGGGCAATGTGTGTTTGTCTCAGCAACCCCTGGCGATTGGGAAATGGAGCTATCTGAAAGCCGGGTTGTGGAGCAGGTGATTCGGCCCACGGGGGTCATTGATCCTGAGATTTTTGTCCGCCCCACCGAAGGGCAAATTGATGATTTGCTTGGGGAGGTAAAGGAGCGAGTCGAGCGCAAGGAGCGCACGTTAATTACAACTCTGACAAAGCGGATGTCTGAAGATTTGACGGAGTACTTGGAGGAGCGCGGCATTCGCGTGCGCTACCTCCACTCTGAAATCAATGCAATTCAACGGATTGAGATTCTACAGGACTTACAGAAGGGCGTTTTCGATGTATTGGTCGGCGTCAATCTGCTGCGGGAGGGACTAGACCTACCGGAGGTTTCTCTTGTCGCCATTATGGATGCCGATAAGGAAGGCTTTTTGCGGGCAACAAGATCGCTAATCCAAACGATGGGACGCGCCGCCCGTCATGTACGGGGACAGGCAATTTTATACGCCGATAATCTCACCAACAGCATGGCGCAGGCAATCGAAGAAACCGAACGGCGGCGAACCATTCAGATTGCCCACAACGAAAAGCACGGTATCACCCCTAAATCGGTAGTGAAGCGCTATAGCAACTCAATTCTGGCATTTCTGGAAGTTTCGAGGCGGCTGAATGCTCAGGAACTAGAGGAGGTCTATGAGCAGGTTGATGATTTACCCCTCGAGAATGTCCCTGATTTGATCGTGCAGCTCGAAGCACAGATGAAAGAGGCTGCCAAGAATCTTGAGTTTGAAGAAGCGGCAAAATATCGAGATCGCATCAAACAACTCCGCGAAAAACTGGTGGGTCGCTCGTCCACTCAACAAAACGACTAG
- a CDS encoding glycosyltransferase family 4 protein, whose amino-acid sequence MSEKFRLCVVFTHPTQHHGPLWRKLSENPDLELKVLYLSDENQQSGDSFLGEAAQPWDVDLTSGYDHEYLKDLSGKVPTQRKSTVISPGLLDYIHPERCDAVFMQSFVNYSYRLTAFLCKLRGVPLIMQNDASMMSDARYSRQRLIVMSVLYPWMNNLADYWLSCGDHNEIHLRHYGVDDAKIVRGCHPIDGDRFEQTIAAQPDELQRIRRELAWDENTILYGFMGKYIERKNPFEFIDAIASAHQQDSRIRGVLFGGGDLEPAIDKRLAELDGEVINYGFVNQAKIPLYFAALDTFVVTSWIDPHPLVVSEAMASGTPPILSDHCGNWGYNDTVRHRYNGLVYPCGKPAALTEAILEMADTEVRQRYSERSTEVFSEQNLYCEVNAFLKVIERIKASGNPSTQGTASPSTSVDRVPVKTS is encoded by the coding sequence ATGAGCGAGAAATTTCGTCTATGCGTTGTGTTTACGCATCCTACTCAGCATCATGGCCCTCTCTGGCGTAAGCTGAGCGAAAATCCTGACCTTGAGCTGAAGGTTCTTTACCTGTCGGACGAGAATCAACAAAGTGGTGACAGCTTTTTAGGGGAGGCCGCTCAACCCTGGGATGTTGACCTCACCAGCGGCTACGACCACGAGTATCTTAAAGATCTCTCGGGTAAGGTGCCGACGCAGCGTAAGAGCACTGTTATTAGTCCAGGGCTCCTTGATTACATTCACCCTGAGCGATGCGATGCCGTGTTTATGCAGAGCTTCGTCAATTATTCCTATCGGCTCACCGCATTTCTATGCAAGCTGCGCGGGGTGCCGTTGATTATGCAAAACGACGCCAGCATGATGTCCGATGCTCGCTACAGTCGGCAGCGATTAATTGTGATGTCGGTCCTTTATCCCTGGATGAATAATCTGGCCGACTACTGGCTCTCCTGCGGCGATCACAACGAGATTCACCTACGGCACTATGGCGTTGACGATGCCAAAATTGTGCGCGGCTGCCACCCCATCGACGGCGATCGCTTTGAGCAAACCATCGCGGCTCAGCCCGATGAGCTGCAGCGCATTCGCCGAGAGCTAGCCTGGGATGAAAATACGATCCTCTATGGCTTCATGGGTAAGTATATTGAACGTAAAAATCCGTTCGAGTTTATAGATGCGATCGCATCTGCCCATCAACAAGATTCTAGAATCCGGGGCGTTCTATTTGGCGGTGGTGATCTAGAGCCAGCCATTGACAAACGCCTTGCAGAACTCGACGGCGAAGTCATCAACTACGGCTTCGTCAACCAGGCGAAGATTCCCCTCTACTTTGCAGCCTTAGATACCTTTGTCGTCACATCCTGGATTGATCCCCATCCCCTCGTGGTCTCCGAAGCCATGGCCTCTGGAACCCCTCCGATCCTCAGCGATCACTGCGGCAACTGGGGCTACAACGACACCGTCCGTCATCGCTATAACGGCCTCGTCTATCCCTGCGGTAAGCCTGCAGCCTTAACCGAGGCTATTTTGGAAATGGCCGACACGGAAGTCCGTCAACGGTATAGCGAGCGATCCACAGAGGTCTTCAGTGAGCAGAACCTGTACTGCGAAGTCAATGCCTTCTTGAAGGTGATCGAGCGCATCAAAGCCAGCGGTAATCCTTCCACACAGGGAACGGCTTCGCCATCAACATCTGTGGACCGTGTTCCAGTCAAAACTTCTTAA
- a CDS encoding LmeA family phospholipid-binding protein, with amino-acid sequence MLGNLPFPRASAGQGGDQLVSKAVTAAISALLKQTEELDVKVKAEPVAKLFQGSVDGFDFVGRGMLMHSGLRVEVMELYVQAVSIDFGAIFRGKVKLRQPTQASMRVVLTEDDLTASFNTPFLIEKLQQLSHEGQPLTFERTQITINDDRSLRMQSSVRQGRADQVIEVDITAHLDVEDRRKLQFVDVVYGGDAQAVELGQVLTAHVNNLLDLDQFSLDGMQLRVDQLRLRNKQLTLYGIAHIEKFPQRNT; translated from the coding sequence GTGTTAGGTAATCTACCTTTTCCAAGAGCATCTGCAGGGCAGGGGGGCGATCAGCTCGTCAGCAAAGCGGTCACTGCTGCAATTTCTGCACTGCTCAAGCAAACAGAAGAATTAGACGTCAAGGTTAAAGCTGAACCTGTCGCAAAGCTCTTTCAGGGAAGCGTTGACGGTTTCGACTTTGTGGGCCGCGGTATGCTGATGCATAGCGGCCTCAGGGTTGAGGTGATGGAGCTGTATGTCCAAGCGGTTTCCATTGACTTTGGTGCAATCTTTAGGGGCAAAGTTAAACTGCGCCAGCCAACGCAGGCCTCAATGCGGGTTGTGCTAACAGAGGATGATTTGACGGCTTCTTTCAATACGCCGTTTTTGATTGAGAAGCTTCAGCAACTGTCCCATGAAGGGCAGCCGCTTACGTTCGAACGAACACAGATTACGATCAATGACGATCGGTCTTTGCGAATGCAGAGTTCCGTTCGGCAAGGGCGAGCGGATCAAGTCATCGAGGTTGATATCACTGCTCACCTAGATGTTGAAGACCGGCGTAAGCTCCAGTTTGTGGACGTTGTCTACGGTGGGGATGCCCAAGCAGTAGAACTCGGACAGGTATTGACAGCCCACGTGAACAATTTGCTTGATCTCGATCAGTTCTCGCTTGATGGAATGCAGCTGCGAGTGGATCAACTGCGGCTACGGAACAAGCAACTGACGCTCTATGGCATTGCCCACATCGAAAAATTTCCCCAACGCAATACCTGA
- a CDS encoding glycosyltransferase family 4 protein has product MKVLISAYSCEPGRGSERGVGWNVACEIAKHHQVWVLTRPDESKEAIEAELAAHPNPNLKFVYFTLPFWKDSMRWGQSGAMQVHYYLWQIQAYFVARRLHEEIGLDVIHHVTFVKYSAPSPVAFLPVPFIWGPVGGGESAPPKFWKDFSFRARFYELARDLVRNIGQRDPLVGLTIRNTAVVRATTDDTAKRLYRMGASQVQIVPEVGLLDEEIAVLNAYPLPASEPVRFISMGRLLHWKGFHLGIQAFAAANLPEAEYWLAGEGPELENLQRLAEDCGVGDRVKFWGRLSREDTLERLGESHVLVHPSLHDSGGWVCIEAMASGRPVICLDLGGPAIQVTDQTGIKVPGHAPEQVIQDMAVAMQKLAQDAELRVQMGMAGRQLVQENFSWNVVGKRLGDLYQTTVDEAAPVIA; this is encoded by the coding sequence ATGAAAGTACTCATATCTGCCTATTCCTGTGAACCTGGCAGAGGATCAGAGCGAGGGGTCGGCTGGAATGTCGCCTGCGAAATTGCAAAACACCACCAGGTTTGGGTGTTAACCCGACCCGATGAAAGCAAAGAGGCCATCGAAGCGGAGCTAGCGGCCCATCCCAATCCCAATCTCAAATTTGTTTACTTCACCCTGCCCTTCTGGAAAGACAGTATGCGGTGGGGGCAGTCTGGAGCCATGCAGGTTCACTACTATCTGTGGCAAATTCAGGCTTACTTTGTGGCTCGACGCCTGCACGAAGAAATCGGGCTGGACGTGATCCACCACGTTACCTTCGTCAAATACTCGGCTCCCAGCCCCGTTGCCTTTTTACCCGTGCCCTTCATTTGGGGGCCCGTCGGCGGTGGCGAATCTGCTCCGCCAAAGTTCTGGAAAGACTTTAGTTTCCGGGCGCGCTTCTATGAACTAGCCAGAGATCTCGTCCGCAATATCGGTCAGCGAGACCCGCTAGTCGGTCTCACCATTCGCAATACGGCTGTCGTACGAGCGACGACCGATGATACCGCCAAGCGGCTGTATCGAATGGGCGCTTCTCAAGTGCAGATCGTACCTGAGGTGGGTTTGCTAGACGAAGAGATTGCGGTCCTCAACGCCTATCCTCTGCCGGCCTCGGAGCCGGTTCGGTTTATCAGCATGGGCCGCCTACTTCACTGGAAAGGCTTCCACCTGGGGATCCAGGCTTTTGCCGCTGCCAATCTGCCAGAGGCAGAGTACTGGTTAGCGGGAGAAGGACCAGAATTAGAGAATCTACAGCGCCTTGCCGAGGACTGTGGCGTTGGCGATCGAGTCAAATTTTGGGGGCGTTTGTCCCGTGAAGATACCCTAGAACGCCTAGGGGAAAGCCACGTTCTCGTTCACCCCAGCCTGCACGATTCAGGCGGGTGGGTATGCATTGAAGCGATGGCCTCTGGTCGTCCGGTGATTTGCCTCGACCTCGGCGGTCCTGCCATTCAGGTGACCGATCAGACGGGCATTAAAGTCCCCGGTCACGCGCCGGAGCAGGTGATTCAGGATATGGCCGTAGCAATGCAAAAGTTAGCTCAAGATGCCGAGCTGCGGGTGCAGATGGGAATGGCAGGCCGCCAGCTTGTCCAGGAGAACTTTAGCTGGAACGTTGTGGGTAAGCGTTTAGGTGACCTCTATCAAACAACAGTAGATGAGGCAGCGCCCGTCATTGCATAG
- a CDS encoding GumC family protein: MNQYLRQLRSRSQDNNNDMQGEVISLPYASSFASESNEGGLELGQLLGTIRRRWLLIVGTTAVVTVGTFFWSITRPAQYQGQFQILVEPVTAESEVVSRATGDQKSVTDQDLGETQQASTLLDYSTQIEVLYSRKLLDPVVNRLQDTFPEITYDILRRKLQISRQSGSSQGQGRGEGADTTKILLFEYQSPNPEEVKQVSQDLSQTYVKYSLQERQTNLRRAIQFTDKQLPLLKAQVNQLELQLQQFRERNRLVDPEQLSQQVTSELGSFQQQLMSTQLELLQKKRLYASLQEQLQLQPDGVEASSVLSQAPDYRKLVEQLQELETQLEIESAQLTADHPVIIDLKSQRDRLLPLVAQRAKSTLGSNLYEKFGDATSLPYQNELRQALGQQLVDTALEVQALEARARGTEELTKTLETRVVQLPKIAREHEALERQLAIATDNLQGFMKTREELLISAARQEVPWELIEPPTQPGEVALADLPRDLSLGSFLGLILGLGLSILIDKASKTIHGVDELRSIAELPILGKIPLNGNLDESVVELGHPVEQLEVQGLSVSEEEYPLEGIGYGVSPFLEAFRSLSIQLQMLRPDSPIRSLVVSSSMPEEGKSTVASHLAKTAASMGKRVLLVDADLRVPSVHSLFSMEQRPGLSELTTMDFDLETVIQPSPHEEGLFVLTSGTQPSDPTRFLASQKMHALMDSFLDMFDLVIYDTPPLGLSETVLMSTLVDGLLLVTKLGLAKHSDLKETLDKLRQSRVSVLGFVANGVKTQASASSAYGKYMNG, from the coding sequence ATGAATCAATATTTAAGGCAACTCCGTTCTAGATCTCAAGATAATAATAACGATATGCAGGGTGAGGTAATCTCACTCCCCTATGCAAGTTCCTTCGCTAGCGAGAGTAATGAAGGCGGGTTGGAACTGGGTCAACTTCTGGGCACGATACGGCGCAGATGGTTGCTAATCGTTGGTACAACTGCTGTTGTTACCGTCGGTACTTTTTTTTGGAGCATCACGCGCCCGGCACAATATCAGGGACAGTTTCAGATACTGGTAGAACCGGTAACGGCAGAATCTGAGGTTGTATCACGTGCCACAGGCGATCAAAAGAGCGTTACCGATCAAGACTTGGGTGAAACGCAACAGGCTAGCACGCTGCTTGATTATTCCACTCAGATTGAAGTGCTTTACAGTCGTAAGTTGCTCGACCCCGTTGTCAATAGGTTGCAGGATACGTTCCCCGAAATCACCTATGACATACTGCGCCGAAAATTGCAGATCTCTCGTCAGAGCGGTAGCTCGCAGGGCCAGGGGCGAGGTGAGGGTGCCGATACAACTAAGATTTTGCTTTTTGAGTATCAATCCCCGAACCCTGAGGAAGTTAAACAAGTTTCACAGGACTTATCTCAGACCTATGTTAAGTACAGCTTGCAGGAGCGGCAAACAAACCTTCGGCGTGCGATTCAATTCACAGATAAGCAACTGCCTCTACTGAAAGCTCAGGTCAATCAGCTAGAACTACAGCTCCAGCAGTTTCGAGAACGCAACCGACTTGTTGACCCTGAGCAGTTGAGTCAGCAAGTCACCAGTGAACTCGGGAGTTTCCAGCAGCAGTTGATGAGTACGCAACTGGAGCTGTTGCAAAAGAAGCGCCTATATGCATCTCTACAGGAACAGCTACAGCTTCAGCCTGACGGTGTTGAGGCAAGTTCTGTTCTGAGTCAAGCTCCTGACTATCGCAAGCTGGTTGAGCAGCTCCAAGAACTGGAGACACAGCTTGAAATTGAGTCTGCTCAATTGACGGCAGATCACCCTGTCATCATTGATCTCAAATCACAGCGAGATCGTCTCTTGCCACTGGTCGCGCAGAGGGCAAAAAGCACCTTGGGATCCAATCTATATGAGAAGTTCGGGGATGCAACTTCTTTGCCCTATCAAAATGAACTGCGGCAGGCGTTGGGGCAACAATTGGTGGACACGGCTCTAGAAGTCCAGGCCTTGGAGGCGCGGGCGCGAGGAACGGAAGAACTGACGAAAACCCTAGAAACGCGTGTTGTACAGCTGCCAAAAATAGCGCGTGAGCATGAAGCTTTAGAGCGGCAGTTGGCTATTGCCACCGATAATCTTCAGGGTTTTATGAAAACGCGTGAAGAACTCTTGATTAGCGCTGCGAGACAGGAAGTTCCCTGGGAGCTGATTGAGCCTCCCACGCAGCCGGGAGAGGTGGCTCTCGCCGATCTCCCTCGTGATTTATCGTTGGGAAGCTTCTTGGGACTGATTTTGGGACTCGGCCTATCTATCTTGATTGACAAGGCGAGTAAGACAATTCATGGCGTTGATGAGCTGCGATCGATTGCGGAGCTACCTATCCTGGGTAAAATTCCCCTCAATGGCAACCTGGATGAGTCAGTTGTTGAGCTAGGGCATCCTGTTGAGCAGCTAGAGGTGCAGGGGCTGTCTGTTTCTGAAGAAGAGTACCCGCTAGAGGGAATAGGGTACGGCGTCTCGCCGTTTTTAGAAGCCTTCCGCTCGCTCAGCATTCAGCTCCAGATGTTGAGGCCGGATTCACCGATCCGATCGCTGGTTGTTAGTTCCTCTATGCCTGAGGAAGGTAAATCAACGGTTGCTTCACATTTGGCTAAAACCGCAGCGTCGATGGGTAAAAGGGTCTTGCTGGTAGACGCTGATTTACGGGTTCCCTCAGTCCATTCTCTGTTCTCAATGGAGCAGCGGCCCGGATTAAGTGAGTTGACGACGATGGATTTTGATCTAGAAACGGTTATCCAGCCCAGTCCCCACGAAGAAGGTCTTTTTGTGCTGACCTCTGGTACTCAACCGTCAGATCCGACCCGCTTTCTTGCGTCTCAAAAGATGCACGCGCTCATGGATAGCTTTCTAGATATGTTTGATCTAGTTATTTACGATACGCCGCCATTGGGGCTTTCTGAGACGGTTCTGATGAGTACGCTCGTGGATGGCTTGTTACTGGTTACAAAGCTGGGTCTGGCTAAGCACTCTGATCTCAAAGAAACCTTGGATAAGCTCAGGCAGTCTCGGGTATCGGTCCTTGGCTTCGTCGCCAATGGGGTGAAGACTCAGGCTTCAGCTAGCAGCGCCTACGGGAAATATATGAATGGATAG
- the psb35 gene encoding photosystem II assembly protein Psb35, with the protein MPLLLAVAETSFPAMTVLIGVGVLGFVAAVTIGSIAWYNSERPAGWEGRERPSFIPDTSKWFK; encoded by the coding sequence ATGCCTCTATTATTAGCTGTTGCAGAAACATCTTTCCCAGCAATGACGGTGCTAATTGGAGTCGGTGTGCTCGGCTTTGTCGCGGCGGTCACCATCGGCTCAATTGCTTGGTATAACTCCGAGCGTCCTGCTGGCTGGGAAGGAAGAGAGCGTCCTAGCTTTATTCCTGATACATCTAAGTGGTTTAAGTAA
- a CDS encoding glycosyltransferase family 4 protein: MHVLIPALHRPVKPTGVCRHAANLAQCLADTEQVSQVTVLIGAWQQDYFEASFNLQSPKISLVTVDINNTSLSRNRWFVFGLPKLVRQIKPDLLHLSFPFPFIRQWFEVPIVSSIHDLYPYECPENFGYPQVWFNRGFLKQCVQGSDGLACVSQVTLQSLNAFFSERPTQQRAVVYNYVDFSDIKIKAPQKLTDGAVSNFILCVAQHRKNKNLDLLIQAYADLLKKKAIAEDMQLILVGSAGPETDALHDLIQSLALQDKVIFLSALTDEELCWLYQACSLFAIPSSTEGFCLPLVEALSWGCRVVCSDIPIFREVGSENCVYFPLNDEPRAGLRDAIATSLMSPSPDPLSKTQTFSKQNTAQTLLELYTSIR; the protein is encoded by the coding sequence ATGCATGTCCTCATTCCGGCCCTCCACCGACCGGTCAAGCCCACAGGCGTTTGCCGACACGCAGCGAACTTAGCTCAATGCTTAGCTGATACTGAGCAGGTCAGCCAGGTGACCGTGCTTATTGGGGCATGGCAGCAGGATTATTTTGAGGCGTCTTTTAATCTTCAGTCCCCTAAAATTAGCCTGGTGACCGTTGATATCAACAATACGTCTCTCTCCCGAAATCGATGGTTTGTCTTCGGTCTACCTAAGCTTGTTCGCCAGATCAAGCCCGACCTTCTCCATTTATCTTTTCCGTTCCCCTTCATTCGCCAGTGGTTTGAGGTGCCGATTGTCTCCAGCATCCATGATCTCTACCCCTATGAATGTCCAGAGAACTTTGGCTACCCGCAGGTGTGGTTTAATCGCGGGTTCTTAAAGCAGTGTGTCCAAGGCAGTGATGGACTTGCCTGCGTGTCTCAGGTGACCCTGCAGTCCCTCAACGCTTTCTTCTCTGAGCGACCTACGCAGCAGAGAGCGGTTGTCTACAACTACGTAGACTTTAGCGATATTAAAATCAAAGCGCCCCAAAAACTGACTGATGGCGCTGTCTCAAACTTTATCCTTTGTGTGGCCCAGCATCGGAAGAATAAGAATCTTGATTTATTGATCCAAGCCTATGCTGATCTCTTAAAGAAGAAGGCCATCGCTGAGGATATGCAGCTTATCTTAGTGGGTAGCGCTGGTCCTGAGACAGATGCGCTCCACGATCTGATTCAATCACTGGCTTTACAGGACAAAGTTATATTTCTCTCTGCTTTAACGGATGAAGAGCTTTGCTGGCTGTATCAAGCGTGCAGTCTATTTGCCATTCCCTCTTCTACCGAAGGCTTTTGTCTGCCGTTAGTGGAGGCTTTGTCTTGGGGGTGTAGGGTTGTTTGCTCTGATATTCCTATTTTTCGAGAAGTGGGGTCTGAGAATTGTGTCTATTTTCCGCTCAACGATGAGCCAAGGGCTGGGTTGAGGGATGCGATCGCAACCTCTCTAATGTCCCCTTCTCCAGATCCGCTCTCCAAAACCCAGACATTTTCTAAACAAAATACGGCCCAAACGCTTCTAGAACTCTATACATCCATCAGATAA